The Bombus huntii isolate Logan2020A chromosome 6, iyBomHunt1.1, whole genome shotgun sequence genome window below encodes:
- the LOC126866888 gene encoding F-box-like/WD repeat-containing protein TBL1XR1, protein MSFSSDEVNFLVYRYLQESGFQHSAYTFGIESHISQSNINGALVPPAALLSILQKGLQYTEAEISIGEDGTEQRMVESLSLIDAVMPDVVASRQNQINQQKQQVKTEVQDTNGEEVVTSNEGVGTNERGGDRTEMEVDEQQQGSSRGTNASAVEIPDTKATILRGHESEVFICAWNPTTDLLASGSGDSTARIWDMSGSSQAPNQLVLRHCIQKGGTEVPSNKDVTSLDWKCDGTLLATGSYDGYARIWKTDGKLASTLGQHKGPIFALKWNKRGNYILSAGVDKTTIIWDAESGQCTQQFSFHCAPALDVDWQTNTSFASCSTDQCIHVCKLNVDKPIKSFQGHTNEVNAIKWDPQGNLLASCSDDMSLKIWSMKQDTWVHDLQAHSKEIYTIKWSPTGPGTHNPNMNLTLASASFDSTVRLWDVERGACIHRLTKHTEPVYSVAFSPDGKFLASGSFDKCVHIWSTQNGQLVHSYQGTGGIFEVCWNSRGDKVGASASDGSVFVLDLRKM, encoded by the exons ATGAGCTTCTCTAGCGATGAAGTCAATTTCTTGGTTTACCGATACCTTCAAGAATCTG gattTCAACACTCCGCATACACATTTGGCATAGAATCACATATATCACAGAGTAACATAAATGGAGCATTAGTACCACCAGCAGCACTTTTATCAATTCTACAGAAAGGGTTACAGTACACAGAAGCAGAAATATCAATAGGCGAAGATGGTACTGAACAAAGAATGGTGGAATCCTTATCTCTTATTGATGCTGTTATGCCAGATGTTGTGGCATCAAGACAAAATCAAATTAATCAGCAAAAACAACAGGTGAAGACAGAAGTACAAGATACAAATGGAGAGGAAG TTGTTACCTCCAATGAAGGTGTAGGCACAAATGAGAGAGGAGGAGATAGGACAGAAATGGAAGTAGATGAACAACAACAAGGTTCAAGCAGGGGAACTAATGCTAGCGCTGTTGAAATTCCAGACACTAAAGCTACAATATTACGTGGTCATGAATCGGAAGTTTTCATATGTGCATGGAATCCAACAACTGATCTTTTGGCTTCTGGTTCAGGAGATAGCACAGCTCGTATTTGGGATATGTCTGGTAGTTCACAAGCTCCAAATCAGCTTGTTCTTCGTCACTGCATACAAAAAGGTGGTACCGAAGTGCCAAGCAACAAAGATGTTACTTCATTAGATTGGAAG TGTGATGGTACCTTATTAGCAACAGGAAGTTATGATGGTTATGCACGAATTTGGAAGACAGATGGTAAATTAGCATCCACATTAGGTCAACACAAAGGTCCAATCTTTGCATTAAAATGGAATAAACGTGGTAACTACATATTAAGTGCTGGAGTTGACAAAACAACAATTATATGGGATGCAGAAAGTGGGCAATGTACTCAACAATTTAGCTTTCATTGTGCACCTGCCTTGGATGTTGATTGGCAAACAAATACATCATTTGCTAGTTGTTCTACTGACCAATGCATACACGTATGCAAACTTAATGTTGATAAACCAATCAAGAGCTTCCAAGGTCATACA AATGAAGTTAATGCTATAAAATGGGACCCTCAAGGTAACTTATTGGCTAGTTGTTCAGATGATATGAGTCTTAAAATTTGGTCTATGAAACAAGATACGTGGGTACATGATTTACAAGCTCATAgcaaagaaatatatactattaAATGGTCCCCAACTGGACCTGGAACTCACAATCCAAATATGAATCTAACTTTAGCTAGTGCATCATTCGATTCTACTGTAAGGTTATGGGATGTAGAAAGAGGTGCATGTATACACAGACTTACGAAACACACAGAGCCAGTGTATAGCGTAGCATTTAGTCCAGATGGCAAATTTCTTGCTAGTGGAAGTTTTGACAAATGTGTTCATATATGGTCTACGCAG AATGGTCAATTGGTACATAGTTATCAAGGAACTGGAGGAATTTTTGAAGTGTGTTGGAATAGTCGAGGAGACAAAGTCGGTGCATCTGCGTCTGATGGCAGTGTGTTTGTTCTAGACCTTCGTAAAATGTGA
- the LOC126866887 gene encoding protein crooked neck: MEKSQKMPKVAKVKNKAPAEIQITAEQLLREAKERDLEILPPPPKQKISDPHELADYQHRKRKAFEDNIRKNRMVISNWIKYAQWEESQKQIQRARSIYERALDVDHRNITLWLKYTEMEMRNRQVNHARNLWDRAVTILPRANQFWYKYTYMEEMLENIAGARQVFERWMEWEPDEQAWQTYIKFELRYKEIQRARQIYERFVMVHPDVKHWIKYARFEESHGFINGARNVYERAIDFYGDENLDERLFIAFAKFEEGQREHDRARVIYKYALDHIPKEKTQEIYKAYTIHEKKYGDRSGIEDVIVSKRKYQYEQEVKENPSNYDAWFDYLRLVESEGNVDVIRETYERAIANVPPTKEKLFWRRYIYLWINYALFEELDTEDIERCRQVYKACLELIPHKHFTFSKIWLFYAYFEIRQKNLTAARKKLGMALGICPRDKLYRGYIDLEIQLREFDRCRILYEKFLEFGPENCTTWMKFAELETLLGDVERARAIYELAISQPRLDMPELLWKSYIDFEISQDETENARQLFERLLERTLHVKVWIAYAKFELANSTTEDGLDNVVLARRIFERGNDALRSNGDKESRALLLEAWRDFESEKGDDDTRAKIMEKMPRRIKRRRRIVGEDGSDDGWEEVFDFVFPEDESQRPNLKFLASAKAWMKQKEMNDKNENNQIDSNS; the protein is encoded by the exons atgGAAAAATCACAGAAAATGCCAAAAGTGGCAAAG GTTAAAAATAAAGCACCTGCTGAAATTCAAATAACAGCAGAGCAACTTTTGCGGGAGGCAAAAGAACGGGACCTAGAAATCTTACCACCA CCACCAAAACAAAAGATTTCTGATCCTCATGAGTTAGCTGATTATCAACATCGGAAACGTAAAGCTTTTGAAGataatattcgtaaaaatcgtATGGTGATTTCAAATTGGATAAAATATGCTCAATGGGAAGAAAGTCAAAAGCAGATACAACGAGCAAg ATCCATATATGAACGTGCTTTAGATGTTGACCATAGAAACATTACATTATGGCTCAAATACACAGAAATGGAAATGCGAAATCGTCAAGTAAATCATGCCAGAAATTTATGGGACCGTGCTGTTACTATATTACCTAGAGCAAATCAATTTTGGTATAAATACACTTATATGGAAGAAATGTTAGAAAATATTGCTG gaGCACGTCAGGTATTTGAAAGATGGATGGAATGGGAACCTGATGAACAGGCATGGCAAACATACATCAAATTCGAATTGAGATATAAGGAAATTCAGAGAGCTAGACAAATTTATGAACGTTTTGTAATGGTACATCCTGATGTTAAGCACTGGATAAAATATGCACGATTTGAAGAATCCCATGGTTTTATTAATGGTGCTCGCAATGTTTATGAACGCGCCATTGATTTTTATGGCGACGAAAATTTGGATGAAAGACTATTTATTGCATTTGCAAAGTTTGAGGAAGGACAAAGAGAA CATGATCGAGCCAGAGTAATTTATAAGTATGCATTAGATCATATTCCAAAAGAGAAAACACAGGAAATTTATAAAGCATACACAATACATGAGAAAAAATATGGAGATCGTTCag gtATTGAAGATGTAATAGTAAGTAAACGAAAATATCAATACGAGCAAGAAGTGAAAGAAAATCCTTCTAATTATGATGCCTGGTTCGATTACTTGAGATTAGTAGAATCAGAAGGGAATGTGGATGTCATTAGGGAAACTTACGAACGTGCGATAGCCAATGTACCACCAACTAAA GAAAAGCTATTTTGGAGaagatatatttatctttGGATAAATTATGCTCTTTTTGAGGAACTTGATACTGAAGATATAGAAAGATGCAGACAAGTCTATAA AGCTTGCTTAGAATTAATTCCTCACAAGCATTTCACTTTCTCTAAAATCTGGTTATTTTATGCGTATTTTGAAATAAGACAGAAAAATCTCACAGCAGCTAGAAAAAAATTA GGTATGGCGTTGGGTATTTGTCCTAGAGATAAATTATATCGTGGATACATTGATTTAGAAATACAATTGAGAGAATTTGATAgatgtagaattttatatgaaaaattccTCGAATTTGGACCAGAAAATTGTACTACATGGATGAAG TTCGCAGAGTTAGAAACGCTTTTGGGCGATGTAGAACGAGCACGAGCTATTTACGAATTAGCTATATCACAGCCAAG ATTGGATATGCCAGAACTCTTATGGAAATCATATATTGATTTTGAAATATCACAAGATGAAACAGAAAACGCAAGGCAATTATTCGAAAGATTATTGGAACGTACACTTCATGTTAAA GTTTGGATTGCCTATGCTAAGTTTGAATTAGCTAATTCGACAACTGAGGATGGTCTGGATAATGTTGTGCTGGCAAGAAGAATTTTTGAACGTGGAAACGATGCACTTAGATCGAACGGTGATAAAGAAAGTAGAGCATTGCTTTTAGAAGCATGGAGAGATTTTGAAAGTGAGAAAGGAGATGATGACACTCGAGCTAAAATTATGGAAAAAATGCCTCGAAGGATTAAACGTAGAAGACGTATTGTTGGAGAAGATGGG agtgATGATGGTTGGGAAGAAGTATTTGATTTTGTTTTCCCAGAAGATGAATCACAGAGACCTAATCTTAAATTCTTGGCATCTGCTAAAGCTTGGATGaaacagaaagaaatgaatgacaaaaatgaaaataatcaGATAGATTCCAAtagttag